The Streptomyces sp. NBC_00286 nucleotide sequence TCGCTCGATGTCCGGACGCGGCGCGGCCGACGCCGTGGTGGCGCTTACCGCGATGGTGCTCAGTGCGATCGCCGCAACGGACACGGCACGCATGGCTCTGCTCATGAACTCCCCCGGTTTTCCCCGTTGGTCACTGTTTCCCCCGGCCCAGTGCCGGGGCCCACAGGGATACAAACGCATCAGCGGTACGGGGTCAATCAGACGGTTTGCGTACAACCTGGACGGTGTGTCAGGCGTCCGTGCGCGTCAGGTGATCGGTGTTCCGGGAGGGTGAACGGCCGGTCCCCGCCCTCCAGTTGAGGAGAGCGGGGACCAACTGGGCTTCACCGCAAAGTTCAGCCGAGGTTGTGCATCCAGCCGTGCTTGTCCTCGCTCACCCCGCGCTGGATGTCTAGCAGCGCCTCGCGCAGCTTGACGGTGACCTCGCCGGGCTGTCCGCCGCTCTGCTGCCACTCGCCCGTGTGGCACTTGACCGTGCCGACGGGGGTGATGACGGCGGCGGTGCCGCAGGCGAAGACCTCGGTGAGGCTGCCGTTCGCGGTGTCGTCGCGCCACTGGTCGATGGAGATGCGGGCCTCCTCGGACTCGAAGCCGAGGTCGGCGGCGACCGAGAGCAGCGAGTCGCGGGTGACGCCCTCCAGGATGGAGCCCGTGAGCGTCGGGGTGACGATCTTGTTCCCGTACACGAAGTACAGGTTCATGCCGCCCAGTTCCTCGACCCACTTGTGCTCGACGGCGTCGAGGTAGCAGACCTGGTCGCAGCCCTTCGCGGCGGCCTCGGCCTGTGCGAGCAGGGACGCGGCGTAGTTGCCGCCGGTCTTGGCGTCGCCCATGCCGCCGGGGACGGCGCGCACACGGTCGTCGGAGACCCAGATCGAGACGGGCTTCACGCCGCCCGGGAAGTACGCGCCGGCCGGGGAGGCGATGACCATGAACAGGTACTCGTTCGCGGGCTTCACGCCCAGACCGACCTCGGTCGCGATCATGAACGGGCGCAGATAGAGCGATTCCTCGCCGCCGTGCGCCGGCACCCATGCCTTGTCCTGCTGGACGAGCAGGTCACAGGCCTCGATGAAGGTCTCGACGGGCAGCTCCGGCATGGCGAGGCGGCGGGCGGACCGCTGGAAACGCTCGGCGTTCTTCTCGGGACGGAAGGTGGCGACCGAGCCGTCCGGCTGCCGGTAGGCCTTCAGTCCCTCGAAGATCTCCTGCGCGTAGTGCAGGACGTTGGTCGCGGGG carries:
- a CDS encoding branched-chain amino acid aminotransferase; protein product: MTTPTIELKPSAHPLSDAEREAILANPGFGRHFTDHMVTVKWTEGRGWHDGQLVPYGPLSLDPATNVLHYAQEIFEGLKAYRQPDGSVATFRPEKNAERFQRSARRLAMPELPVETFIEACDLLVQQDKAWVPAHGGEESLYLRPFMIATEVGLGVKPANEYLFMVIASPAGAYFPGGVKPVSIWVSDDRVRAVPGGMGDAKTGGNYAASLLAQAEAAAKGCDQVCYLDAVEHKWVEELGGMNLYFVYGNKIVTPTLTGSILEGVTRDSLLSVAADLGFESEEARISIDQWRDDTANGSLTEVFACGTAAVITPVGTVKCHTGEWQQSGGQPGEVTVKLREALLDIQRGVSEDKHGWMHNLG